The sequence TCCCGGAAAACACCCATGCGGCCGCGTTCGGCCACAGGCTCAACTGATGAAGAGGGGGGCCCTGGCCTTAACCTGGAGCCGATGGAATCTCTTCTATTTTCAAGCAGTGCCGAGAAGCGGTGCGTTCCCGGACAGGCTGTCCCACAGGCAGGCAGCGCGCGCAGGCGGGGGCAGTGGAGTGGAGCCGGCCCGGGGGTTCTGCGGGGCTTCCCGGTGCCCCCTTCGAGCGAAAAGTCATTTCATAAGGGCGGTTTTGGTCAAACAGGTTTGTCGCTCCAGTGATAAAAGGGAAACGTTTTTCACTGCTCGGAGATCAGTATCGTGCATAGTCAGATAGCCGATCCGGCATCGTGAAAGACTGACTTTCCCGAGCGAGAAGCGTTCACCGACCGTCACAGTCATCTTGACATCCAGGCATCTCGATACCGCTGTTTCACATATCCCCTCTCGTCTTTCAGGCAAGCAGGAGCTCGCCTGCAGGATCGACGTCATGGATACGTGGTCGTGATGATGAAGCGGATACTCCCTCTCGTGGTTCTTTTTGTACTGGTAGCGATGGTGCCGGCGGCGGTGGCGGCGGAAACACCGGTGGGCACAGACTTCCCGGAGCGGGTTCCGGTCGATGTTCTGCTTACGGAGATCCCGGAAGAAGAACTCTCTGACTCGATACTGTCTTTCGGTGGCGGAGATTTTACCGGAAATTGGACGCAGGTCTATGCAGGCGACGGATGGCCGGGCCCCGATCACAGTAGCGTCGTGTTGCCCGACGGCAGCATCGTGGTGATGGGTGGTTGGAGGCAGACCTTCGACAGCTGGACGAATGATGTCTGGCGATCGACGGATAACGGCACAACGTGGACGTTGATGACCGACAATGCCGAGTGGAAGAGACGAATGGGCCACAGCAGCGTTGCTCTTCCCGACGGCAGCATCGTGCTGATGGGCGGGTGGAGCTACGGCTATGATAGTGACGTGTGGCGATCGATGGATAACGGCGCAACGTGGACACTGATGACCAACAATCCCGGGTGGGGGGGACGATATAGTCACGCCAGCGTCGCGCTCCCCGATGGCAGCATCGTGCTGATGGGCGGTTCTACCAGCGGCGACAATAAAGACGATGTCTGGCGATCGACGGACAAAGGCGCAACGTGGACGCGAATGAACGCAAGTGCCGGATGGTCGGCACGGTACGAGCCCAGCGCCGTGGCACTCCCCGATGGCAGCATCGTACTGATGGGAGGTCGGGAAGGAAGTGACGAGAAGAATGATGTGTGGCGATCGACGGATAACGGCGTAACATGGACGCAGATGACCACAGGCGCCGAATGGTCCCCACGATGGGACCACAGCAGCGTTGTGCTTCCTGACGGCAGCATTATGCTGACAGGCGGTTATAGCAGCGGCAGAAAGAATGATGTGTGGCGATCGACAGATAACGGCGCAACGTGGACGCAGGTGACCGCGAGCGCAGAATGGTCGCCACGAGAGGGTCACAGCAGTGTTGTGCTTCCTGGCGGCAGCATCGTGGTGATAGGTGGCTTTGACGGCGGTTCTGCAAATGATATCTGGCGATCGGCGGACAACGGCACAACTTGGTCGCTGGTATATCAGGGTGCCGGATGGAGGGGACGATATGGTCATAGCAGTGTTGCGCTCCCCGATGGCAGTATCGTACTGATGGGGGGGCTGAGCGGCGGCTCCAAGAACGACGTCTGGCGATCGACAGATAGAGGCACAACATGGACGTTGATGACCGCGAGCGCTGAATGGTCGCCACGATATAGACACAGTAGCGTTGCACTTCCCGACGGCAGTATCGTGCTGATGAATGGATATAGTGGATGTAATGACGTGTGGCGATCGACGGACAACGGTAAAACCTGGACTCAGGTGACTGCGCATAGTGGCCTTGAGTGGGGCCACAGCAGTGTCGCGCTTCCCGACGGCAGCATCGTACTGATGGGCGGTTACTGTTCCAATGAAGTTCATCGTTCGACGGACAAAGGAGCAACATGGAAGCAGATAAACGCGAGTTCCGGGTGGTCCGCCACGATATGGCCACAGCAGCGTTGCACTTCCCGACGGCAGCATCGTACTGATGGGGGGGCGGAGCGGCGGCTCCAAGAACGACGTGTGGCGGTCGACGGACAACGGTGCGACATGGACCCAGGTGGCCGCGGATGCAGGGTGGTCGGCACGACATGAGCACAGCAGTGTCGCGCTTCCCGATGGTAGCATTATCCTGATAGGCGGAGAGCATAGCTCCAACTTCGGCTATCTAAATGACGTGTGGCGTTTTGAATCGCCCCTGGCGTTTTCTTATCTGAACGCCTTATTCGGATCGGACACGGAAACCGGCACAGCCCCGCTCACCGTCCGGTTCACCGATACCTCCACCGGATCGCCGACCTCGTGGTCGTGGGACTTCGGCGACGGGGAGACAAGCACCGACCAGAACCCGGTTCATATCTACAAAAATCCGGGGGAGTACGATGTCAGCCTTACAGTGAAACGCGGCAGCGCATCGGACTCCATAACAAAAGCAGGATTGATTATCGTCAACGAACCGAATGCCGGGTTAAATATTGACCTTGAGTACCGGAACAGTATCCAGTTTAACAGTATGGATCCGGTGGAGGTCAGGGTTCGCACAACCGACAGCAACGGAATGCCTAAGGCATCAACCATCACTATGATGGGAACCGGAGAGGCCTCGGTTAAGGTTCATGCAACCGAGTACACGTACTCATTTGTACCGGAGCATTCGGGTACCTATAGGGTCGCAGTGATTGCGGTCTCGGATGATGGTATAGAGTTGTCGAAGAGAGTGACGATTGAAGTCATCGACGACCTCTCGTTCGCCAAAAAGCGTGCTGATGATCTGAAATCCCTGGCAAACACCGAGATCGATCAGGCGGAAAGAATGGCGGCCGAGCGGTCGGTTGATCTTGCTAAAGACATGTTCCTAGATAACCTTCTTGATGCCGAAGGAGTCTCGTCGACAATAACCGTGTTCTTTGATGGGGCTTCTCTTCTTGTCACAGATGTATTCCGCAGCACCGTCGGAGACCTCTCCGGCGAGTATGCCAGGTATTTCTGCGGGTATCTGAAAAACCAGGTAGAGGGAAAATGCTCTGACATGATGGGAGATGCAATCTTCGGTGACGATGACTCGTATCTCGTAAACTCGGCATCGACAGGTATCGAAAATCTCTGCAAGGTTAAGGAAAGGCGTGACGCATTAGACCAAACGACAGAGAACTTCGTCGGGTACATCGAAGCGAACCCGGATCAATTCAGAGACAACGACCAGGTCAATGCATACATCAACATGTACTCGTCCGGAATAAAAAGCGCCGTCGAAACCCACGATGTCGTGCACGTTACGATCTGGTCGAGATCTTTTGGCTATTCGTACCCGGAGGCATACTATCTCTATGACACATTCAGCAAGAACAGCAAAATCATGAAACTGGCGTTAGGCACGGCAATCGGTGTCGGAGCGGTTGTAGCGGTGACAACCGGAGTCGGTGCAACCGTCGTTGCGGCGCTCATCCCGGCGACCATGACCATCATCAAATCGGTCTCCTCATTTGACACCTTTGCCTCAGTAGCGTTATCGATCCTCTTGGTATCCAATGTCCCTATCATCGCAGATGATGTTGTACACGAGCACCAGAACAGTATTTCAGGAATAGAACGTGCTCTCTCAGGCACATCTGCAGATTTTGTCGCGCTCTCCGTATCGGACGTCTCCGCAGGGGAGACAGCATCTATCACGTCTTCGGGAGATGTATTTATCATCAGGCCGTCCGGGAGGGTTGAAACAATACTCCTGGGTGGCGGGCATTATACCCCAACGGGTTCGGGAATCTACAAGGCATATTCCTATAACCATGGCAACGGTCTCTTCTCGCAGATCGAAGGATGTGACATCGCCGTCAAAGTCCCTGACGTAGAGGTCAATGCCACATACACCACCGCGGGAGACCTCGCGTCGATACGCGTCATGGCCGAAAACCACGAGGATTCTTCAATCGACGACATGTACCTGACCACGTCGGTATCGGATAGCGATGGAAACCTCATACATTTGTATGATGAGCCGTTCGATCTCGGTCCGCTCCAGAACGCAACATATGAGTATGAAATGGATGCTCCTGAACTCAATACCTTCTATGTTGCAGAAACCATACTCTCGGTCAACTACTCGACGGTTCTCGACAGTGTAAGTTTCATCATCGAGACCGAAGGAAGCAACGAGGCTGAAAAGGCGGTCATCCTCTCTGTCGACAGTCCTCAGGTCTTCCTGTACGGCAAAGACATCTACATCAACCTTACCATCAGAAGCTTCAAGGATGCATTGCCGATAACCCTGGAGATTCCGGAGTTCAAGTACTCAACAACGGAATACATAACCGGTGAAGAGGTCGTTCAGGTTGTCCTGCCGGGACAGGAGCCGGACGACTATATAGCGCCGATATATCTCTACGGTAGCGACGGTAGCACGTGCGATGCCGACGTTATCAGGTTTACTGTCCAGGCTGAAGGAACAGGTTTTCTCTCGATAGAAGCCGGTGATGCTCTGTTCCCGGCAGGTGAGATCATCACTATCCCGCTCGTCTTTACCGATGCCGCGCTGAACAATCTGGATGGAGAAGTCTTTGTTCAGGTGAGAACCCCTGAGAATGAGGACATTGATGCAACAGTTACTGGAAGCAACGGCAACTACCAATTCTCTTTCACCCCTCCCGTGAGCGGAACCTATAGCGCCATCGCTGAGGCCTATAAAGATGGCTATTACGTCTATGGCGATCAGGTAACGTTCATTTCCGGGGAGATGAGTCCTCTTGAATTGGGTGTTGGAGCTGATGAGGAGAACCTCTATGTCAACGTAACGGCGAATGGTCTGCCAGTCAATGCGAATGTAACGATGACCTCAAATGGTACAGAGATTGCGAAAACGGCAGTATCCGGCATTGCAGCATTCCCGAAAGAAGGGAGCTACCGCCTGACGGCCGAAATGCTGTTCTTTACGCCGACTGAGTTCAGCCACATGACCCCTGAAGCCCGGTTGTCTTTAGAGAACAACCGGACGATCCCGGATCGAGCTGTCGTCTTCAATGCATCGGCATCCCACGATCCCGACGGATGGATCGCGGAATACCGCTGGGACTTTGGTGACGGTCACCAAGAGACGACAACCTCGGGATATACGCTCCATCCGTTCAATGCCACCGGCTACTATACGGTGAATCTTACAGTCGTCGATAACGATGGATTGGGTTCATCGGTCACCCGGGATATTATCGTCATCGAAAGGAGCACCCCTGCGTTCGATATTTCGGAAAAGAGCATTTATGTGAATTATACAGGTGACGTTTCGATTCAAGCTACTGACCTCGACGAGATCTCCTGGTTGAGAATGGTTATCGAATTTGATCCGAACATCGTAGAAGGAATTGATGTCGCTGAAGGGGATATTACACTTATTCCCTCTAGCATTGCAAATGGAGGGGTAATCATAGAATCCGGTGCCATCGAATCGCTCTCGGGATCTGCTAATCTTGCATCCATCACACTTAAAGGAGTGAATGAAGGCTGTACAACAATCAATATCACTGCTGTCTGCAGAGATGTGGATGGCTGCTTAATCAGACCCATTGCTTCAGGGAATACAATACAGGTCTTATCTGGAACACCTCTCCTCGCAAATTTTACCACCAGTAACTCTATAGGTACTGCCCCGCTCGCTGTCCAGTTCACCGACACCTCAATCGGGGATCCGACCGCTTGGATATGGGACTTTGGTGATAATGGAACGTCAAACGAGCAGCACCCGGTTCATACCTACAAAACTGCAGGTAATTATACAGTAAGCCTGACTGCAAAAAACGCCGATTATTCTAACACAATCCTAAAACAAGATTATATTACAATCAAAGAACCGCCAGCCTATGCATTTGTAAAATCGTGGGGGTCGGGTGGCTCGAGTGATGTGGAGTCATTCTCCTATCCTACTGGCATTGCAACTGATGCCACAGGGAATGTCTACGTGGCGGACTATTCGAATCACTGTATCCGGGTTTTTAACAGCACAGGTGATTATGTTGCAACGTGGGGATCGTATGGTTTCTGGAACGGACAGTTCGATAGACCGACCGGCATCGCGACTGATATATCCGGCAACGTCTATGTCTCGGACTACTACAATCACCGCATCCAGAAATTCGATAGCACAGGTGCTTTCCTTACGACATGGGGAGCTTATGGGACCGGCAACGGACAGTTCGACAAGCCATGGGGCATCGCGGTCGATGCTGCCGGGGATATCTATGTGGCGGACTATAACAATCACCGCATCCAGAAGTTTGACAGTGCCGGAACATTCGTCACAGCATGGGGTTCGAAAGGCTCCGGCAGCGGTCAGTTCAATGGTCCAATCTGTATTGCCGTAGATGCAGCAGGCTATATCTATGTATCTGACGACTACAATAATCGCGTCCAGAAGTTTGACAGTGCCGGAACATTCATCACCGCATGGGGATCAGAAGGAACCGACAGCGGTCAATTTAGTTCCCTTGTTGGTATTGCGGTTGATTCAGCCGGGCATGTTTTCGTTGTGGACCACCTGAACTGCCGTATCCAGAAATTTGATAGTTCTGGCACTTTCATCTCTACATGGGGGTCCAAAGGTTCCAGTGATGGGCAGCTCAACAATCCTTCAGATATAGCGATTGATACAGCAGGGAACATCTATGTAGCGGATACCTATAACAACCGCGTTCAGAAATTTGACAAGTCTGGAAATTTCATGAGAAGGT is a genomic window of Methanoculleus bourgensis MS2 containing:
- a CDS encoding sialidase family protein encodes the protein MMKRILPLVVLFVLVAMVPAAVAAETPVGTDFPERVPVDVLLTEIPEEELSDSILSFGGGDFTGNWTQVYAGDGWPGPDHSSVVLPDGSIVVMGGWRQTFDSWTNDVWRSTDNGTTWTLMTDNAEWKRRMGHSSVALPDGSIVLMGGWSYGYDSDVWRSMDNGATWTLMTNNPGWGGRYSHASVALPDGSIVLMGGSTSGDNKDDVWRSTDKGATWTRMNASAGWSARYEPSAVALPDGSIVLMGGREGSDEKNDVWRSTDNGVTWTQMTTGAEWSPRWDHSSVVLPDGSIMLTGGYSSGRKNDVWRSTDNGATWTQVTASAEWSPREGHSSVVLPGGSIVVIGGFDGGSANDIWRSADNGTTWSLVYQGAGWRGRYGHSSVALPDGSIVLMGGLSGGSKNDVWRSTDRGTTWTLMTASAEWSPRYRHSSVALPDGSIVLMNGYSGCNDVWRSTDNGKTWTQVTAHSGLEWGHSSVALPDGSIVLMGGYCSNEVHRSTDKGATWKQINASSGWSATIWPQQRCTSRRQHRTDGGAERRLQERRVAVDGQRCDMDPGGRGCRVVGTT
- a CDS encoding PKD domain-containing protein, whose translation is MAADAGWSARHEHSSVALPDGSIILIGGEHSSNFGYLNDVWRFESPLAFSYLNALFGSDTETGTAPLTVRFTDTSTGSPTSWSWDFGDGETSTDQNPVHIYKNPGEYDVSLTVKRGSASDSITKAGLIIVNEPNAGLNIDLEYRNSIQFNSMDPVEVRVRTTDSNGMPKASTITMMGTGEASVKVHATEYTYSFVPEHSGTYRVAVIAVSDDGIELSKRVTIEVIDDLSFAKKRADDLKSLANTEIDQAERMAAERSVDLAKDMFLDNLLDAEGVSSTITVFFDGASLLVTDVFRSTVGDLSGEYARYFCGYLKNQVEGKCSDMMGDAIFGDDDSYLVNSASTGIENLCKVKERRDALDQTTENFVGYIEANPDQFRDNDQVNAYINMYSSGIKSAVETHDVVHVTIWSRSFGYSYPEAYYLYDTFSKNSKIMKLALGTAIGVGAVVAVTTGVGATVVAALIPATMTIIKSVSSFDTFASVALSILLVSNVPIIADDVVHEHQNSISGIERALSGTSADFVALSVSDVSAGETASITSSGDVFIIRPSGRVETILLGGGHYTPTGSGIYKAYSYNHGNGLFSQIEGCDIAVKVPDVEVNATYTTAGDLASIRVMAENHEDSSIDDMYLTTSVSDSDGNLIHLYDEPFDLGPLQNATYEYEMDAPELNTFYVAETILSVNYSTVLDSVSFIIETEGSNEAEKAVILSVDSPQVFLYGKDIYINLTIRSFKDALPITLEIPEFKYSTTEYITGEEVVQVVLPGQEPDDYIAPIYLYGSDGSTCDADVIRFTVQAEGTGFLSIEAGDALFPAGEIITIPLVFTDAALNNLDGEVFVQVRTPENEDIDATVTGSNGNYQFSFTPPVSGTYSAIAEAYKDGYYVYGDQVTFISGEMSPLELGVGADEENLYVNVTANGLPVNANVTMTSNGTEIAKTAVSGIAAFPKEGSYRLTAEMLFFTPTEFSHMTPEARLSLENNRTIPDRAVVFNASASHDPDGWIAEYRWDFGDGHQETTTSGYTLHPFNATGYYTVNLTVVDNDGLGSSVTRDIIVIERSTPAFDISEKSIYVNYTGDVSIQATDLDEISWLRMVIEFDPNIVEGIDVAEGDITLIPSSIANGGVIIESGAIESLSGSANLASITLKGVNEGCTTINITAVCRDVDGCLIRPIASGNTIQVLSGTPLLANFTTSNSIGTAPLAVQFTDTSIGDPTAWIWDFGDNGTSNEQHPVHTYKTAGNYTVSLTAKNADYSNTILKQDYITIKEPPAYAFVKSWGSGGSSDVESFSYPTGIATDATGNVYVADYSNHCIRVFNSTGDYVATWGSYGFWNGQFDRPTGIATDISGNVYVSDYYNHRIQKFDSTGAFLTTWGAYGTGNGQFDKPWGIAVDAAGDIYVADYNNHRIQKFDSAGTFVTAWGSKGSGSGQFNGPICIAVDAAGYIYVSDDYNNRVQKFDSAGTFITAWGSEGTDSGQFSSLVGIAVDSAGHVFVVDHLNCRIQKFDSSGTFISTWGSKGSSDGQLNNPSDIAIDTAGNIYVADTYNNRVQKFDKSGNFMRRWESWHTGEIKFLYPAGIATDTVGDIYVADYYNHRVQKFDSSGALISMWGSYGSGNGQFDRLTGIATDISGNVYVSDYYNHRIQKFDSTGAFLTTWGAYGTGNGQFDKPWGIAVDTAGDIYVADYNNHRIQKFDSAGTFITAWGSEGSGSGQFNGPICIAVDAAGYIYVSDDYNNRVQKFDSAGTFITAWGSEGTDSGQFSSLVGIAVDSAGHVFVVDHLNCRIQKFDSSGTFISTWGSEGFSDGQFYRPSGIALDSAGNVYVADTYSNRIQKFSPSPTKLPVANFSANKVSGPAPLTVHFIDTSADYPSAWLWDFGDGTSSIEQNPVHTYLAYGNYTVKLTVSNIFGADSLSKEGFIFAKRVKGDFNGNGAVDIGDVARVAYMVVGKEPADLAADFNENGAVDIGDAAKIAYYFVGKIGEL